One genomic segment of Thermovibrio guaymasensis includes these proteins:
- a CDS encoding tRNA (guanine-N1)-methyltransferase — MKFLTAKKVVAKRLYEYGLRRPKLLFKPGRGDFFNRLAYGLVRGKFGVIPKSLFNEDILPGKVIDKVEGVELLAFRGDEEADAVVVKRKGTVDFSDITFNYPDFAVDLSLFKELTERERKSLAVQIEITYGTVKDYFTPENFYLTSAPDEALSFLKGIFKPFPFRLLDSFEEYERVIVLDPNAEEEFTHTEVTPNTLIVVGGIVDSSERLKGSTSKIMPDFLHRKITYKGIVSVVPDRINEIVKIVCDYLTSDLSLYEAVKRNLTRDSKLRFLRKLLQEESVRFLFNGRLLRGIPEETYLKWKEELSLTDFFFRKAAKHVSGFFVFRSSIFDRVIGETKKRGKRVYILKELKDEDVVVQYP, encoded by the coding sequence ATGAAGTTTCTAACTGCTAAAAAAGTTGTAGCAAAAAGGTTATATGAATACGGACTAAGAAGACCTAAACTTCTATTTAAACCGGGTAGAGGAGATTTCTTTAACCGACTTGCTTATGGTCTTGTTAGAGGTAAGTTCGGGGTAATTCCCAAGTCCCTGTTCAACGAAGATATTTTACCGGGAAAGGTAATAGATAAAGTGGAAGGGGTAGAGCTCCTTGCCTTTAGAGGAGATGAGGAGGCAGATGCTGTAGTCGTTAAAAGAAAAGGAACTGTTGACTTCTCAGATATAACCTTTAACTACCCAGACTTTGCCGTTGATCTCTCCCTCTTTAAAGAGCTAACCGAAAGGGAAAGGAAGAGCTTAGCAGTTCAGATTGAAATTACCTACGGAACCGTTAAGGATTACTTTACGCCTGAGAACTTCTACCTGACCTCTGCTCCTGATGAGGCCCTCTCCTTCTTAAAGGGGATTTTTAAGCCCTTTCCCTTTAGGCTCCTTGATAGTTTTGAGGAGTATGAAAGGGTTATAGTCCTTGACCCTAACGCTGAAGAGGAGTTTACACATACGGAAGTTACCCCAAATACTCTGATTGTAGTTGGCGGAATTGTTGACAGCAGTGAAAGGTTAAAAGGGTCAACTTCAAAGATAATGCCCGATTTCCTCCACAGGAAAATTACCTATAAGGGAATTGTTTCGGTTGTTCCAGATAGAATTAACGAGATTGTAAAGATAGTTTGCGACTACCTTACTTCGGATCTTTCACTCTACGAGGCTGTTAAGAGGAACCTAACTAGGGATTCAAAGCTACGGTTCTTAAGGAAGCTTCTGCAGGAGGAGAGCGTTAGGTTCCTTTTTAATGGCCGCCTCTTAAGGGGAATACCTGAAGAGACTTACTTAAAGTGGAAGGAGGAGCTCTCCCTAACCGACTTCTTCTTTAGGAAGGCTGCAAAACACGTAAGTGGGTTCTTCGTCTTTAGGAGCTCAATTTTTGATAGAGTTATTGGAGAGACGAAAAAGAGAGGAAAGAGAGTCTACATTCTTAAGGAGTTGAAGGATGAAGACGTTGTCGTACAGTATCCTTGA
- a CDS encoding EAL domain-containing protein has product MNLKEKVNSFFRNFILRISIRQKLLLLLAFIFIPLGIIFFSLAYKESVTYIKKSREIECLETLESELKLISLLQRHRGLTFLYLIGKREVADQIKQVEKDILRLNDNFMKNHSSKIQSLLIANIKLNTSPEENFYRHTHVIELLLKDLQDRALSCGILEDTDPKVRYLSDLALLGLPQVSELIGRIRGLGSGFLVNGLNGEEKEKLEKLFKVLVGQQYLLSWTASQKMFSEDVNSEVSKLLKKLKEYEALVESILISNLRVNPFDFFQISSEVQSSTYEVSFSLLKSIKSCLELKKARSLSVFFLEILIFTGFSLLISFLAYSIYVSIVSSVKELLEIADAILQGNYEVRVKFIQNDEFGRVMKAMLRALNRLKHSLNLLQDYKTAVDESSIVIKTDPSGIISYANKKFVEMTGYEAHEVIGKHVTFLFGTYTKESTLTEMFEFMRKGKLWKGKLTGRRKSGQRCIVDTTLVPVRKRGGGILEFVIVCHDITELEESREKLYYLLNYDSLTGLPNRNKLINDIKLMNYPALCVIDISDFNRVNELFGEDCGDEILKQISEKLKFAVKEGIPYRIQSDEFAILFDLFSEEDNEERLFEVIKRVLNLLETSSYSCDDMSIYLNFYAGIVKTKEDREKILSHAELALKEAKKRRQKLLELQIRKEEEEKKHIENVFLLKKIKFALANNKIVPYYQPILNNTTGKIEKFEALARMIDEEGKVIPPGKFLPLVKRAGIYPEITLKILKNVMQDFESLPFDVSVNISFEDLINEKSLKVIFDMLKTSSMSDRLIFEILETEEIESYELLYRFVKEVKSFNCKFAIDDFGTGYSNLENLLKFNVDYLKIDGSIIRRLPNEESARILVEAIVDFSRRLGIKTVAEFVSDEEIFSEVKRLGIDYSQGWYIGKPEPIDLIKDKFL; this is encoded by the coding sequence ATGAATCTTAAAGAGAAAGTTAATAGCTTTTTCAGAAACTTTATATTGAGAATTTCAATAAGGCAAAAACTTCTCCTCTTACTCGCTTTTATTTTTATTCCTTTAGGCATAATATTCTTTTCGTTGGCCTATAAAGAAAGCGTAACCTACATAAAGAAGAGCAGGGAAATTGAATGTTTGGAAACTTTAGAATCAGAACTCAAGCTGATTTCTTTACTTCAGAGGCATAGAGGGCTAACCTTTTTATATCTAATAGGAAAAAGAGAAGTTGCTGATCAGATTAAACAGGTAGAAAAAGACATTTTACGGCTCAATGATAACTTTATGAAGAACCATTCTTCTAAAATTCAGTCTTTACTTATAGCTAACATTAAGTTAAATACCTCCCCCGAAGAGAACTTTTACAGGCATACTCATGTTATTGAGCTCTTATTGAAAGACCTTCAGGATAGAGCCCTATCTTGTGGTATTTTGGAGGACACTGATCCTAAAGTAAGGTACTTATCCGACTTAGCTCTTTTAGGACTTCCGCAAGTTTCCGAATTAATAGGAAGAATTAGAGGTTTAGGTAGTGGCTTTTTAGTGAACGGCCTTAATGGCGAGGAAAAAGAAAAACTTGAGAAACTGTTTAAGGTGTTGGTTGGTCAACAGTATTTGTTGAGTTGGACAGCTTCCCAAAAGATGTTTTCTGAAGATGTAAATAGTGAAGTTTCTAAGCTGTTAAAGAAACTTAAAGAATATGAAGCTTTGGTTGAGAGTATTTTAATTTCCAATTTAAGAGTGAATCCTTTTGATTTTTTTCAAATTTCTTCGGAAGTTCAATCTTCCACTTATGAAGTTAGTTTTTCTTTGTTAAAGTCTATTAAATCTTGCTTAGAATTAAAGAAGGCTAGAAGTTTATCTGTTTTCTTTTTGGAAATTCTTATTTTTACAGGGTTTTCTTTATTGATTTCATTTCTAGCTTATAGCATATATGTATCTATAGTTTCTTCGGTAAAAGAGCTTTTAGAGATTGCTGATGCCATTTTACAAGGGAACTATGAAGTTAGGGTCAAATTTATCCAAAATGACGAATTTGGCAGAGTAATGAAGGCAATGTTGAGGGCACTTAATAGGTTGAAGCACTCTTTAAACCTTTTACAAGATTACAAGACTGCAGTTGATGAAAGTAGTATTGTGATAAAGACGGATCCAAGTGGAATTATTAGTTACGCTAATAAAAAGTTTGTGGAAATGACAGGCTATGAAGCTCATGAGGTTATTGGGAAACACGTAACTTTTTTATTTGGTACTTATACCAAAGAGAGTACTTTAACGGAAATGTTTGAGTTTATGAGAAAAGGGAAATTGTGGAAAGGTAAATTAACGGGGCGGAGGAAGTCGGGGCAGAGGTGCATTGTTGATACAACGCTTGTTCCAGTTCGTAAAAGGGGAGGAGGGATATTAGAGTTTGTTATTGTTTGTCATGATATTACTGAGCTTGAGGAAAGTAGAGAAAAACTTTATTACTTGCTTAATTACGATAGCTTAACTGGTTTACCAAACAGAAATAAGCTAATTAATGATATTAAATTGATGAATTATCCGGCTTTGTGTGTAATAGATATTTCTGATTTCAACAGAGTTAATGAACTTTTTGGAGAAGATTGTGGGGATGAAATACTAAAGCAGATTTCTGAAAAATTAAAATTTGCCGTTAAAGAAGGTATACCTTATAGGATACAATCTGATGAATTTGCTATTTTGTTTGATTTATTTTCTGAAGAGGATAATGAGGAAAGACTCTTTGAAGTTATTAAGAGAGTTTTAAATCTTTTAGAAACTTCTTCTTATAGTTGTGATGATATGAGTATATATCTAAACTTTTATGCGGGTATTGTGAAAACGAAGGAGGATAGAGAAAAGATTCTGTCCCATGCGGAGCTTGCCTTAAAAGAAGCAAAGAAAAGAAGACAAAAACTTTTAGAACTTCAGATAAGGAAGGAAGAGGAAGAAAAGAAGCATATAGAGAACGTATTTCTACTCAAGAAAATAAAATTTGCTTTAGCGAATAATAAGATTGTCCCTTATTATCAACCAATTTTGAATAATACGACTGGAAAAATTGAGAAGTTTGAAGCTTTAGCTAGGATGATAGATGAGGAAGGTAAGGTAATTCCTCCAGGTAAGTTTCTTCCTTTAGTAAAGAGAGCAGGAATTTACCCTGAAATAACGTTAAAAATACTTAAGAATGTCATGCAGGACTTTGAAAGCCTGCCTTTTGATGTGTCTGTAAATATATCGTTTGAAGATCTTATTAATGAGAAGAGTCTAAAAGTGATTTTTGATATGCTGAAAACATCATCCATGTCTGATAGGCTAATATTTGAAATTCTTGAGACGGAAGAGATTGAGAGTTATGAGTTGCTTTATCGGTTTGTTAAGGAGGTTAAGTCTTTTAACTGTAAGTTTGCTATTGATGATTTTGGAACAGGGTATTCAAATCTTGAAAATTTATTAAAGTTTAACGTTGATTATTTAAAAATTGACGGTTCTATCATTAGGCGTTTACCTAATGAAGAGAGCGCTAGGATTTTAGTTGAAGCTATTGTTGATTTTTCAAGGAGATTGGGTATTAAAACTGTAGCTGAGTTCGTTTCTGATGAAGAAATTTTTAGTGAGGTAAAGAGATTAGGTATTGATTATTCTCAAGGTTGGTACATAGGAAAGCCAGAACCTATAGATTTAATCAAAGATAAATTTCTTTAA